A single region of the Gossypium arboreum isolate Shixiya-1 chromosome 12, ASM2569848v2, whole genome shotgun sequence genome encodes:
- the LOC108477079 gene encoding thioredoxin domain-containing protein PLP3B-like isoform X2: MLMTSCIQDPELEKLHADRIAALKKEAEKREALKRQGHGDYREITEGDFLGEVTGSETVVCHFYHKEFYRCKIMDKHLKALAPKHMDTKFIKLDAENAPFFVTKLAVKTLPCVIIFRKGVAVDRLVGFQDLGAKDDFAMRTLEVVLIKKGIISEKKNEDDEDDVYDESRRRTVRSSVNHDSDSD; this comes from the exons AT GCTCATGACTTCTTGTATACAGGATCCTGAGTTGGAAAAATTGCATGCAGATAGGATTGCTGCTCTCAAG AAAGAAGCCGAGAAGCGAGAAGCCTTAAAGAGGCAAGGGCATGGAGACTACAGGGAGATTACTGAAGGAGATTTCTTGGGTGAAGTCACTGGAAGTGAGACAGTGGTTTGCCACTTCTACCATAAGGAGTTCTATCGATGCAA GATAATGGATAAGCATTTGAAAGCCCTTGCACCAAAGCATATGGATACGAAGTTCATCAAGCTGGATGCTGAG AATGCTCCTTTCTTTGTTACCAAACTTGCAGTCAAAACTTTGCCTTGTGTTATAATTTTCAG AAAAGGGGTTGCTGTAGATAGGCTGGTTGGGTTTCAAGATCTTGGTGCCAAAGATGATTTTGCTATGAGGACACTCGAGGTTGTACTGATAAAGAAAG GTATAATTAGtgagaagaaaaatgaagatgaTGAGGATGATGTTTATGATGAGAGTAGGCGCAGGACAGTGAGATCTTCCGTGAATCATGACTCTGATTCTgactga
- the LOC108477079 gene encoding thioredoxin domain-containing protein PLP3B-like isoform X1 produces MDPDSVKSTLSNLAFGNVMAAAARDYQKELLAQEKAQSSTANEEVDLDELMDDPELEKLHADRIAALKKEAEKREALKRQGHGDYREITEGDFLGEVTGSETVVCHFYHKEFYRCKIMDKHLKALAPKHMDTKFIKLDAENAPFFVTKLAVKTLPCVIIFRKGVAVDRLVGFQDLGAKDDFAMRTLEVVLIKKGIISEKKNEDDEDDVYDESRRRTVRSSVNHDSDSD; encoded by the exons ATGGATCCGGATTCAGTTAAATCAACGTTGTCTAATTTAGCATTCGGGAATGTAATGGCAGCAGCTGCTCGTGACTATCAAAAG GAGTTGCTTGCCCAAGAGAAGGCGCAGTCATCTACTGCCAACGAGGAGGTTGACCTTGATGAGCTGATGGAT GATCCTGAGTTGGAAAAATTGCATGCAGATAGGATTGCTGCTCTCAAG AAAGAAGCCGAGAAGCGAGAAGCCTTAAAGAGGCAAGGGCATGGAGACTACAGGGAGATTACTGAAGGAGATTTCTTGGGTGAAGTCACTGGAAGTGAGACAGTGGTTTGCCACTTCTACCATAAGGAGTTCTATCGATGCAA GATAATGGATAAGCATTTGAAAGCCCTTGCACCAAAGCATATGGATACGAAGTTCATCAAGCTGGATGCTGAG AATGCTCCTTTCTTTGTTACCAAACTTGCAGTCAAAACTTTGCCTTGTGTTATAATTTTCAG AAAAGGGGTTGCTGTAGATAGGCTGGTTGGGTTTCAAGATCTTGGTGCCAAAGATGATTTTGCTATGAGGACACTCGAGGTTGTACTGATAAAGAAAG GTATAATTAGtgagaagaaaaatgaagatgaTGAGGATGATGTTTATGATGAGAGTAGGCGCAGGACAGTGAGATCTTCCGTGAATCATGACTCTGATTCTgactga
- the LOC108479276 gene encoding bZIP transcription factor 11-like, whose amino-acid sequence MATSSSGASSGSSTLRSSSSSEDFQPILDERKRKRMLSNRESARRSRMRKQKHLDELMAQVSNLTNHNNQIHTSINVTTQLYSNVEAENLVLRAQMTELSNRLQSLNEIIHFINSSNAVLQNDTNFDQAAYCHPHHQLNDDSLMNPWNFSTTNQPFMPSADMMMY is encoded by the coding sequence ATGGCTACTTCAAGCAGTGGAGCATCCTCAGGTTCAAGCACGCTGAGAAGCTCGAGTTCATCGGAGGATTTTCAGCCGATTTTGGATGAAAGGAAGCGCAAGAGAATGCTATCCAATAGGGAATCTGCACGTCGCTCTCGGATGCGTAAACAGAAGCACCTGGATGAACTGATGGCCCAAGTTTCTAATCTCACCAACCACAATAACCAGATCCACACAAGCATCAATGTCACCACGCAGCTTTACTCCAACGTTGAGGCTGAGAACTTGGTTCTTAGAGCTCAGATGACTGAGCTCAGCAACAGGTTGCAATCTCTCAATGaaatcattcatttcataaacTCCAGCAATGCGGTTCTCCAAAATGACACTAACTTTGACCAGGCGGCCTACTGTCATCCTCATCATCAGCTCAATGATGATAGTTTAATGAATCCATGGAATTTTTCCACAACCAATCAACCCTTTATGCCTTCTGCTGACATGATGATGTATTGA
- the LOC108477328 gene encoding mitogen-activated protein kinase 7-like: MAMPVEPPNGVKPMGKHYYTMWQTLFEVDTKYVPIKPIGRGSYGIVCSSINRETNEKVAIKKISNVFQNHVDALRTLRELKLLRQIRHDNVVALKDIMMPTQRTSFKDVYLVYELMDTDLLQIIKSSQPLSNDHCKYFLFQLLRGVKYLHSANILHRDLKPGNLLINANCDLKICDFGLARTSRGNEQFMTEYVVTRWYRSPELLLCCDNYGTSIDVWSVGCIFAEILGRRPIFPGTGCLNQLNLIIGVLGSRQEADLQFIDNPKARRYIESLPFSRGIHLSRLYPQADPLAIDLLQRMLIFDPSKRITVTEALQHPYMATLYDPRCNPPARVPINLDIDENMGEEMIREMMLSEMLHYHPEAASRNAYTTLF, encoded by the exons ATGGCAATGCCAGTGGAGCCACCGAATGGGGTGAAGCCAATGGGGAAGCATTACTATACAATGTGGCAAACCCTATTCGAGGTTGACACAAAGTATGTTCCAATCAAGCCAATAGGAAGAGGATCATACGGCATTGTATGCTCATCAATCAACAGGGAAACCAATGAGAAAGTGGCTATAAAGAAGATCAGCAATGTGTTCCAGAATCACGTTGATGCGTTGAGAACTTTGAGGGAGTTGAAACTTCTCAGACAAATTCGACATGACAACGTGGTTGCTTTGAAAGATATTATGATGCCAACTCAGAGAACCAGTTTTAAGGATGTTTACTTGGTTTATGAGCTTATGGACACGGATTTGCTTCAGATTATCAAGTCTTCTCAGCCACTTTCTAATGATCATTGCAAGTATTTTCTTTTTCAG CTACTACGAGGAGTGAAGTACCTTCACTCGGCAAACATCCTGCATCGAGACTTGAAGCCAGGGAACCTTCTCATCAATGCTAACTGTGACCTCAAgatatgtgattttgggttgGCTCGAACCAGCAGAGGCAATGAACAATTCATGACAGAGTACGTTGTCACCCGTTGGTACCGCTCACCCGAACTCTTACTCTGTTGCGACAATTATGGCACCTCCATTGATGTTTGGTCAGTAGGATGCATCTTTGCGGAGATTCTTGGTCGGAGACCTATCTTCCCCGGAACAGGATGCCTCAACCAGCTTAATCTAATTATTGGTGTCCTCGGAAGCCGGCAGGAGGCTGATCTTCAGTTTATTGATAATCCCAAAGCCAGAAGGTATATCGAGTCACTTCCTTTCTCTAGGGGCATCCATTTGTCTCGTTTATACCCTCAAGCCGATCCTTTAGCCATAGATTTGTTGCAAAGGATGCTTATTTTCGACCCGTCCAAGAGAATTACTGTCACAGAAGCACTCCAACATCCTTACATGGCAACACTATATGATCCAAGGTGCAATCCACCAGCCCGAGTCCCGATTAATCTCGACATTGATGAAAACATGGGAGAAGAAATGATTAGGGAGATGATGTTAAGTGAGATGCTTCACTACCACCCAGAGGCTGCGTCAAGAAATGCTTACACCACATTGTTTTAG
- the LOC108479275 gene encoding uncharacterized protein LOC108479275, with protein MRKRDLAILMLSAFAIFFSLQHEGDFSFREAWYHLSDEYPIKYEAERLPPPLVADLNGDGKKEILVATHDAKIQVLEPHARRVDEGFSEARLLAEVSLLPDKIRVASGRRPVAMATGVIDRIYKSGQPQKQVLVVVTSGWSVMCFDHNLKKLWENNLQEDFPHNAHHREIAISISNYTLKHGDSGLVIVGGRMEMQPHLYLDPFEEIGMAERSAEQHRRSANEKEASENSGTVNLRHFAFYAFDGRKGGLRWSRKNENIEEHSSDSSQLIPQHNYKLDVHALNTRQPGEFECREFRESILGVMPHHWDRREDTLLKLSHFKRHKRKTLKRVPGKSTTYPFHKPEEHHPPGKDDSKKISNLIGKAAKYAGSAKSKKPMAYIPTITNYTQLWWVPNVVVAHQKEGIEAVHLASGRTVCKLHLQEGGLHADINGDGVLDHVQAVGGNGAEQTVISGSMEVLRPCWAVATSGVPVREQLFNASICHHSPFNLFQHGEFYRGFGRSSHVASLEVATPILIPRSDGHRHRKGSHGDVIFLTNRGEVTAYSPGLHGHDAVWQWQLLTDATWSNLPSPSGMMEGGMVVPTFKSISLRVHDNQQMILAAGDQTGVIISPGGSVLTSIDLPAPPSHALIAEDFSNDGLTDLILVTSSGVYGFVQTRQPGALFFSTLVGCLLLVMGVLFVTQHLNSMKGKPRASSGPR; from the exons ATGAGGAAACGAGATTTAGCTATTCTTATGCTCTCTGCTTTCGCCATATTCTTCTCTCTTCAG CACGAGGGAGATTTTTCGTTTAGAGAAGCGTGGTATCATTTATCCGATGAATACCCGATCAAATACGAAGCTGAACGTCTCCCCCCGCCTCTCGTTGCCGATCTGAATGGCGACGGAAAAAAGGAAATCCTCGTCGCCACTCACGATGCCAAAATTCAG GTATTAGAGCCACACGCACGGCGTGTTGATGAAGGATTCAGTGAAGCGCGTTTGCTGGCAGAGGTGTCTTTGTTGCCTGATAAGATCAGGGTTGCTTCTGGTAGACGTCCCGTAGCCATGGCCACAGGTGTTATAGATCGAATTTATAAGTCTGGGCAACCTCAGAAACAGGTCCTGGTTGTTGTTACTTCGGGTTGGTCTGTTATGTGTTTTGACCATAATCTAAAAAAGTTATGGGAGAATAATTTGCAG GAGGATTTTCCACATAATGCGCACCATAGAGAGATTGCAATTTCGATAAGTAATTACACCTTGAAGCATGGGGATTCAGGTTTAGTCATTGTTGGTGGGAGGATGGAAATGCAGCCCCAT TTATACCTAGATCCTTTTGAAGAAATTGGGATGGCAGAACGAAGTGCTGAGCAGCATAGAAGAAGTGCAAATGAAAAGGAG GCTTCTGAAAACTCTGGAACTGTGAATTTACGTCATTTTGCTTTTTATGCATTTGATGGACGAAAAGGTGGACTTCGATGGTCTAGAAAGAACGAG aaTATTGAAGAACATTCTTCAGATTCATCACAGCTAATTCCACAACATAACTACAAGCTTGATGTGCATGCTCTGAACACTCGTCAACCTGGTGAG TTTGAATGCAGGGAATTTAGAGAATCAATCCTTGGAGTTATGCCACATCATTGG GATAGGAGAGAAGATACATTGTTGAAGTTGTCACATTTCAAGCGACATAAGAGGAAAACATTGAAAAGAGTACCTGGAAAGTCAACAACATATCCTTTTCATAAGCCTGAGGAACACCATCCTCCAGGGAAGGAtgattcaaaaaaaatttcaaacttgATTGGAAAAGCTGCCAAGTATGCCGGTTCAGCAAAATCTAAGAAG CCAATGGCTTAtattccaaccataacaaactacaCCCAGCTCTGGTGGGTTCCTAACGTTGTTGTGGCCCATCAAAAGGAAGGGATTGAAGCTGTTCATTTGGCATCTGGTCGAACTGTATGCAAG CTTCATCTTCAAGAAGGAGGCCTTCATGCTGATATCAATGGAGATGGAGTCCTGGATCATGTCCAG GCTGTTGGTGGAAATGGTGCTGAGCAGACAGTTATTAGTGGATCAATGGAGGTGCTGCGACCTTGTTGGGCTGTGGCAACCTCTGGAGTACCAGTTCGAGAACAACTATTTAATGCTTCAATATGTCATCATTCCCCTTTCAATTTATTCCAGCATGGAGAGTTCTACAGAGGTTTTGGTCGAAGTAGTCATGTTGCTTCTTTAGAAGTTGCGACACCCATTCTGATCCCCAGAAGTGACGGACATAGGCATCGTAAGGGGAGCCATGGTGATGTTATTTTCTTGACAAATCGAGGAGAG GTAACTGCATACTCTCCTGGCTTGCATGGACATGATGCTGTTTGGCAATGGCAGCTCCTGACAGATGCTACATGGTCAAATCTTCCATCACCTTCAGGGATGATGGAAGGCGGTATGGTGGTTCCAACATTCAAGTCGATCTCATTGCGAGTGCATGACAATCAGCAAATGATCCTTGCTGCTGGAGACCAAACAGGTGTAATTATTTCTCCTGGAGGAAGTGTATTAACATCAATCGATCTTCCTGCTCCGCCCTCCCATGCCCTGATTGCCGAGGACTTCTCGAATGATGGGCTCACTGACCTTATTCTTGTAACCTCAAGTGGAGTATATGGTTTTGTCCAGACACGACAACCCGGTGCCCTCTTTTTCAGCACACTGGTCGGTTGCCTTTTACTTGTGATGGGAGTACTCTTTGTCACTCAACACTTAAATTCAATGAAGGGTAAACCTCGTGCTTCATCTGGTCCACGGTAA
- the LOC108477493 gene encoding transcription factor bHLH110-like, producing MESANLHPHGNKVQEQYLKYSSLGTPTSHQVSTIDEWNQNLFPNIGSKYNRDLNETISKSRDPWQVPPLIRTSMNQDSFIQQSASEFLIANIKDEMSDSFPKLSEMMYHHPQYSSTHHDNLWHSSFPISNNMTELHLSSGELHSNDHHPPPYLGTTSSASRYDFNHIFQSTSISTSDLCSTLFSSSLDLNLKSLDLLTSTYDGGSCNQSLIDIPGKLNRSVFMGHESLDHRREHSDDTSTGSKHKVSAFVSGTTTSAKRPGSFSDTKESTHTDAKKHRSSMSRSPCPTLKLQVRKEKLGDRVAALQKLVAPFGKTDTATVLSEAIGYIQFLHDQVQTLSVPFMKSSQSKFYRTMQGGSRVEGQEEQKRDLRSRGLCLVPQSSASYFINSCTGGV from the exons ATGGAATCTGCAAATCTTCATCCTCATGGCAATAAGGTTCAAGAGCAGTATCTTAAGTATTCCTCTCTGGGAACTCCAACAAGCCATCAAGTTTCAACCATAGATGAATGGAATCAAAACCTCTTCCC GAATATTGGTAGTAAATACAATAGGGATCTGAATGAAACCATATCAAAATCAAGGGATCCATGGCAAGTGCCGCCCTTGATAAGGACTTCCATGAACCAAGATAGCTTCATCCAACAATCTGCAAGTGAATTTCTCATTGCAAATATCAAAGATGAGATGTCGGATTCCTTCCCCAAACTGAGTGAGATGATGTACCACCATCCACAATATTCAAGTACTCATCATGACAATCTATGGCACAGCAGTTTCCCCATTTCTAACAACATGACTGAGCTGCATCTTTCCTCAGGAGAGTTGCACAGCAATGATCATCATCCGCCACCATATTTAGGAACTACGTCATCAGCTAGCAGATACGATTTCAATCACATCTTTCAAAGTACAAGTATTTCAACCTCGGATTTGTGTTCCACATTGTTTTCTAGCTCTTTGGACCTGAACCTGAAATCCTTGGATCTTTTGACCTCAACATATGATGGTGGAAGTTGTAATCAATCTTTAATCGATATTCCTGGGAAATTAAACAGAAGTGTGTTTATGGGCCATGAATCCCTTGATCACAGAAGAGAACATAGTGATGATACGTCCACCGGTTCCAAA CATAAGGTATCAGCCTTTGTTAGCGGAACAACTACAAGTGCAAAGAGGCCAGGTAGCTTTTCTGATACAAAGGAATCGACCCATACGGATGCTAAGAAGCATAGGTCTTCAATGTCACGATCCCCATGTCCCACATTGAAG CTACAGGTTAGGAAAGAGAAACTAGGAGACAGGGTCGCTGCTCTTCAGAAGTTAGTGGCACCTTTTGGCAAG ACAGATACAGCTACTGTGTTATCAGAAGCCATTGGGTACATCCAGTTCCTTCATGACCAAGTTCAG ACACTGAGCGTGCCATTTATGAAGTCATCGCAAAGCAAGTTTTATAGAACAATGCAAGGG GGTTCAAGAGTGGAAGGACAGGAAGAGCAGAAGCGTGACCTTAGAAGTAGAGGACTATGCCTGGTGCCCCAGTCTTCAGCATCATATTTTATTAATAGTTGCACTGGTGGGGTATAG